The sequence ACCAAAGCCATTGAAATATTGATAACTTTTTAAACGCTAAAGCTAAAAGTTACCAACATTACAACAGCATTATGAATATTATTATAAATTTGAAATTAAAGGAAATTATAACCAGACAGAGTTTGATTTACACTCCCTTTAAGTCATTGATTCTAAAACAGAAAAAACGTCCTGAGCGTTGCCAAAGGACGTTTTTTTATTTATTCGCTATCACAAACTCTTTCAATTCTACTTTTGAAGATTCGAAACTAAAAAGATCGTAAAGCTTTTCGAAGTTTAGCTGATCATAGGTATTCGAATAGGCAAGTTTTGCTATTTCCAGACGAGAATTATCAAAGGTAAAAAGATCAAGAATTTCTTCAATCTGATTTACTTTTAAACAATTATTATTGACTAATTCCTGAGCAGCTGAAAGTTTTTGATCCTCAAATTTCACCCGACTAATTTCAGTAATTTGCATCTCGAAATTAGGCTGATCCATATACATTTCACATCCTCTTTCTTCAACATATTCATCATTCGTCACCTCTTCGATTACCTCAGAGTCTTGGGCAACAACAGCAACATCTTCAACTTGTACTTTCTCCATTTCATGCACACTTGTAACTTCATTGACAGTCACGTTATTATTAATTTCTTTTACTTTAGCTGATGCTTTTTGATGTTGTTTTTTAATTGCCACTTCAGTAAACAGCTTTAAACTATATATTTCATCTTTGCGCTCAATTTCTGCTTTTTTGGCCTCCACTTCATCTTCATCTTTGAGATTGAAATCTCGTGCAATATTCTGCAATGTCATGAGTGCCAATTTTTCTTCCACACTTACTTTCCGTCTTTTAACGGCATAGGTCATTTCTTTTCTTTCACGAAGGTTCACATAACCTGAAAGATCCCCTATTTCAGAATTTTCAAAAATCAGCGTTGCCTGATAGGTTGTAGGGTTGAGTCCTTTTACAGTCACATTGGTTTGGGCTTCATCATTATATAAAATCCCATTTAATACCAATTTAAAAGGCTCTCCACTTTGTGAAAAAACCACCAACGAAGTATTTTGAGCAAGGAGATAGAGCGCATTGATCAAGAATAAACTTAATAGTAGATATTTTTTCATGAATCTTGTTGATTGTGTTTGAAGCAAAAAGCTAAAATGATGCCATCCTGTTAATCAATTAACGTTTGAGCTCGGGCAGAGGAAATAACACTTCTCTCCACCAATTTCTAACATTCTAATTCCCTTGATTGACATGGCCTAATGCTCGTATTATGCAAAGTTTAGTTTATTCAATTCTTGTATTTTCTATTTTACTTTAAATATCAGTTACGATTTTTACTAGCCTTTTTAAACGCATTGTAATCAATTAAATAGGATAAGCTTAGCTCAGCATTTAAATTTTTTGATGAAGAAAAGTGTGAGCCAGTAGTATTTTTAAAAATATCATTTAAACTGGAAGAAATTCTACTTTCTGCTTGAAATAATCCAATTGAAGAATGCAATGAAATTCCAAATCCTAAACATAATCCAAATCCAGTTTTATTGTTTACTTTTTTTCCATAATAATCTTTTTCTTCAACATCTTCTAATAAGTTAATTTTCTCTTTTTCAGAAAGGAGGTAATCAAGATAAGAGCCTAAATTAATCAAAAATCTTGTTTTTTGATTTCCTAAATTAATATGAGTCATAAATGGGATTTGAATATAATCTAAACGTCTTTTGTAAGTATTTGTTGAATCTAAGTTTTCATTCCAACCAGCTTGTTTATAATTCAGTTCAATCTGGATTCCTAAACTTTTTTGTGAAATATGTTTAAATACAACTCCACTTGTCAATCCTGTATTAATTTTCTGTTTGATTGAAGGTTCAGAAATAATTCTAGAAAAATTTCCACCTAACTTAATTCCAAAATATGTTTCTGGTTCAAAAACATTTTGGGTGTAAACAACCAAAGACAAAAATAATGTCGTTATGATTAGGATAGTTTTTTTCATTTTCAATCTAATTAATTTTAAATACTGTGAGATTTTATCAGAGGGTTATTTATTCTATATAAAGTATCTATTTTCGGTCAAAATGTTTTATAACTCATCAATAAACATCACTTACAGCCAAATAAGTTTTCACGTAATCTGCAATTCCTTCTTTTAGCTTTTTAAAATCTTTGTCATAACCTATCGATCTCAGTTTGTCAATATTCGCTTCCGTAAAATACTGGTATTTATCGCGAATATCCTCTGGTGTATCAATATAGGATAAATTGGCTTCTATTTCCAATGACTCAAAAATAGCTTCAGCAAGTGTATTAAAACTTTCAGCTTTACCAGTTCCCAAATTATAAATTCCGTTATTTTCAGATTTCCTATTATGCATCAGAAAATACATGACTTCACAAACATCTTTTACATATACAAAATCGCGGCTTTGCTCACCATCTCCACATCCTTCCTTATGTGAACGGAAAAGTTGCATTCCACCTTTTTCCTGAATTTGATTAAAAGCATGAAAAACGACAGATGCCATTCTGCTTTTGTGATACTCATTTGGCCCATAGACATTAAAGAATTTCAAACCGGTCCAGAAATAAGGTTTTTGTTCTTGTTGCAAAGCCCATTTATCAAATTCATTTTTTGAAATGCCATAGGGATTCAAGGGTTTCAGGTTTTCGCATAAATCATGATTATCATCATAACCGAACTCTCCTCCACCATATGTTGCAGCAGATGATGCATAGACCAGTGGCAAGCTATATTTGATGCATTTTTGCCACACTTGCTTTGAATAATCCAGATTCAGTTCATTCAATATGTCAAAATCAAATTCAGTAGTGTCGGTTCTGGCACCTAAGTGAAAAATAAACTGAACCAATTTATGTTCATTATCCAGCCAGTTGAAAAACTTATTTCGATCAACTTTTAGACTAAATTGCTTATTTTTAATATTTTTTAGTTTCTCAGTCTTCGAAAAATCATCCACCAAAACCAAGTCATAAAAACCTTCGTCATTGAGTTTTCGAACCAAACAACTTCCAATAAAACCTGCTGCACCTGTTATAACAATCATATATGCTGTACCCTATTTATTTTAATACACAAAGCTATTGGTTTTTTTATATTCTAACGATACTGACAGTCAGTGACAATCCTATAAACCTGAGTTCGGGACAAGAAATAAATAACAGAGAGCAAATAGGGGATAAGATTTGAAGAAGAAATTTTGAAGTTATAACTGGTTATTTCAAGAGATTTCTTTTTTAAAGATTGTGCTCAATTTGCTCTCCCTTTGGGCTTCATGAGGTTTCCCATACACATCCCCAGATTTTATTGAATTATCACGATAGTC is a genomic window of Bacteroidota bacterium containing:
- a CDS encoding DUF4476 domain-containing protein; the protein is MKKYLLLSLFLINALYLLAQNTSLVVFSQSGEPFKLVLNGILYNDEAQTNVTVKGLNPTTYQATLIFENSEIGDLSGYVNLRERKEMTYAVKRRKVSVEEKLALMTLQNIARDFNLKDEDEVEAKKAEIERKDEIYSLKLFTEVAIKKQHQKASAKVKEINNNVTVNEVTSVHEMEKVQVEDVAVVAQDSEVIEEVTNDEYVEERGCEMYMDQPNFEMQITEISRVKFEDQKLSAAQELVNNNCLKVNQIEEILDLFTFDNSRLEIAKLAYSNTYDQLNFEKLYDLFSFESSKVELKEFVIANK
- the rfaD gene encoding ADP-glyceromanno-heptose 6-epimerase, which encodes MIVITGAAGFIGSCLVRKLNDEGFYDLVLVDDFSKTEKLKNIKNKQFSLKVDRNKFFNWLDNEHKLVQFIFHLGARTDTTEFDFDILNELNLDYSKQVWQKCIKYSLPLVYASSAATYGGGEFGYDDNHDLCENLKPLNPYGISKNEFDKWALQQEQKPYFWTGLKFFNVYGPNEYHKSRMASVVFHAFNQIQEKGGMQLFRSHKEGCGDGEQSRDFVYVKDVCEVMYFLMHNRKSENNGIYNLGTGKAESFNTLAEAIFESLEIEANLSYIDTPEDIRDKYQYFTEANIDKLRSIGYDKDFKKLKEGIADYVKTYLAVSDVY
- a CDS encoding PorT family protein, whose protein sequence is MKKTILIITTLFLSLVVYTQNVFEPETYFGIKLGGNFSRIISEPSIKQKINTGLTSGVVFKHISQKSLGIQIELNYKQAGWNENLDSTNTYKRRLDYIQIPFMTHINLGNQKTRFLINLGSYLDYLLSEKEKINLLEDVEEKDYYGKKVNNKTGFGLCLGFGISLHSSIGLFQAESRISSSLNDIFKNTTGSHFSSSKNLNAELSLSYLIDYNAFKKASKNRN